A region from the Takifugu rubripes chromosome 22, fTakRub1.2, whole genome shotgun sequence genome encodes:
- the LOC101064359 gene encoding major facilitator superfamily domain-containing protein 12 isoform X3 — MSDVQRSLPVFRRLSYAVGHFFNDLCASMWFTYLLVFYHSVLGLQNANAGVLLLVGQVADALCTPLIGYESDRTAGCGNYGKRKTWHLVGTLSVLLSFNFIFNECVGCSSITPQWASVTYFIPFIIIFQFGWAAIQISHLALIPELVTCEHARVELTAYRYAFTVIANITVYAVAYLLFHLLTGVNGNDNLSDDALGPADAPVFKNLALIVLGVGAVFSVFFHVGTAESRQTKEVRHKREEEEKQQEEDEEQSASRPLLPKSRTLLLLLQWKCWLRQPSFYQVALLYMTTRLIVNLSQTYMSMYLINTLGLHKKFIATIPLVMYLSGFLCSFIMKPVSRLIGKCFTYALGLLLVMTFSGWVLLDEQMGERVYGAAVLLGAGSATILVISLAMTAELIADQTQSGAFVYGSMSFADKLSNGVAVMMIQALHPCRL; from the exons ATGTCGGACGTTCAGAGATCTCTGCCCGTCTTCCGACGGCTCAGTTATGCAGTGGGTCATTTTTTCAACGACTTGTGCGCGTCTATGTGGTTCACATACCTCCTTGTGTTCTACCACTCGGTGCTGGGTCTCCAGAACGCTAATGCAG GTGTGCTGCTACTGGTTGGACAGGTGGCTGATGCTCTTTGCACCCCTCTCATTGGCTATGAATCTGACCGAACTGCTGGCTGTGGCAATTATGGGAAACGCAAAACATGGCACTTGGTTG GCACGCTGAGTGTACTGCTTTccttcaattttatttttaatgagtgtgtgggctgcagctccatcacccCTCAGTGGGCCAGCGTTACTTACTTCATtccattcatcatcatcttccagTTTGGTTGGGCTGCCATCCAAATTTCCCACCTGGCCTTAATTCCAGAGCTTGTGACTTGTGAGCATGCCAGAGTTGAGCTCACTGCATACAG GTATGCATTTACAGTGATAGCTAACATCACAGTGTATGCAGTGGCATACCTGTTATTCCACCTATTGACTGGAGTGAATGGCAATGATAATCTCAGTGATGATGCACTTGGGCCTGCTGATGCTCCTGTCTTCAAG AACCTAGCACTGATTGTATTGGGGGTTGGTGCTGTCTTTTCCGTCTTCTTCCACGTGGGTACTGCAGaaagcagacaaacaaaagaagtGAGGCacaagagggaagaggaggagaagcagcaggaggaggatgaggagcagagtgCAAGTCGGCCCCTGCTCCCTAAATCCCGGACACTGCTTTTGCTGTTGCAGTGGAAGTGTTGGCTGCGACAGCCTTCTTTCTACCAG GTGGCCTTACTCTACATGACCACCAGGTTAATTGTCAACCTGTCCCAGACATACATGTCCATGTACCTCATCAACACTCTGGGACTTCACAAG AAGTTTATTGCCACTATCCCATTAGTCATGTATCTGAGTGgcttcctctgctcctttaTCATGAAGCCTGTCAGTAGACTGATTGGAAAATGT TTCACCTACGCTCTGGGCCTGCTGTTGGTCATGACTTTCTCCGGGTGGGTACTGTTGGATGAACAAATGGGGGAGAGGGTatatggtgctgctgtgctgctgggagcaggTTCAGCCACCATCCTCGTCATATCACTTGCCATGACTGCCGAGCTCATTGCAGATCAGACG CAAAGTGGAGCATTTGTGTATGGGTCCATGAGCTTTGCTGACAAACTGAGTAACGGAGTGGCTGTGATGATGATTCAGGCCCTGCACCCCTGCCG ACTTTAA
- the LOC101064359 gene encoding major facilitator superfamily domain-containing protein 12 isoform X2, which translates to MSDVQRSLPVFRRLSYAVGHFFNDLCASMWFTYLLVFYHSVLGLQNANAGVLLLVGQVADALCTPLIGYESDRTAGCGNYGKRKTWHLVGTLSVLLSFNFIFNECVGCSSITPQWASVTYFIPFIIIFQFGWAAIQISHLALIPELVTCEHARVELTAYRYAFTVIANITVYAVAYLLFHLLTGVNGNDNLSDDALGPADAPVFKNLALIVLGVGAVFSVFFHVGTAESRQTKEVRHKREEEEKQQEEDEEQSASRPLLPKSRTLLLLLQWKCWLRQPSFYQVALLYMTTRLIVNLSQTYMSMYLINTLGLHKKFIATIPLVMYLSGFLCSFIMKPVSRLIGKCFTYALGLLLVMTFSGWVLLDEQMGERVYGAAVLLGAGSATILVISLAMTAELIADQTQSGAFVYGSMSFADKLSNGVAVMMIQALHPCRWNSSQLQQ; encoded by the exons ATGTCGGACGTTCAGAGATCTCTGCCCGTCTTCCGACGGCTCAGTTATGCAGTGGGTCATTTTTTCAACGACTTGTGCGCGTCTATGTGGTTCACATACCTCCTTGTGTTCTACCACTCGGTGCTGGGTCTCCAGAACGCTAATGCAG GTGTGCTGCTACTGGTTGGACAGGTGGCTGATGCTCTTTGCACCCCTCTCATTGGCTATGAATCTGACCGAACTGCTGGCTGTGGCAATTATGGGAAACGCAAAACATGGCACTTGGTTG GCACGCTGAGTGTACTGCTTTccttcaattttatttttaatgagtgtgtgggctgcagctccatcacccCTCAGTGGGCCAGCGTTACTTACTTCATtccattcatcatcatcttccagTTTGGTTGGGCTGCCATCCAAATTTCCCACCTGGCCTTAATTCCAGAGCTTGTGACTTGTGAGCATGCCAGAGTTGAGCTCACTGCATACAG GTATGCATTTACAGTGATAGCTAACATCACAGTGTATGCAGTGGCATACCTGTTATTCCACCTATTGACTGGAGTGAATGGCAATGATAATCTCAGTGATGATGCACTTGGGCCTGCTGATGCTCCTGTCTTCAAG AACCTAGCACTGATTGTATTGGGGGTTGGTGCTGTCTTTTCCGTCTTCTTCCACGTGGGTACTGCAGaaagcagacaaacaaaagaagtGAGGCacaagagggaagaggaggagaagcagcaggaggaggatgaggagcagagtgCAAGTCGGCCCCTGCTCCCTAAATCCCGGACACTGCTTTTGCTGTTGCAGTGGAAGTGTTGGCTGCGACAGCCTTCTTTCTACCAG GTGGCCTTACTCTACATGACCACCAGGTTAATTGTCAACCTGTCCCAGACATACATGTCCATGTACCTCATCAACACTCTGGGACTTCACAAG AAGTTTATTGCCACTATCCCATTAGTCATGTATCTGAGTGgcttcctctgctcctttaTCATGAAGCCTGTCAGTAGACTGATTGGAAAATGT TTCACCTACGCTCTGGGCCTGCTGTTGGTCATGACTTTCTCCGGGTGGGTACTGTTGGATGAACAAATGGGGGAGAGGGTatatggtgctgctgtgctgctgggagcaggTTCAGCCACCATCCTCGTCATATCACTTGCCATGACTGCCGAGCTCATTGCAGATCAGACG CAAAGTGGAGCATTTGTGTATGGGTCCATGAGCTTTGCTGACAAACTGAGTAACGGAGTGGCTGTGATGATGATTCAGGCCCTGCACCCCTGCCG